The sequence below is a genomic window from Micromonospora aurantiaca ATCC 27029.
GCCGCGACGAGCTCGGCGCGGGGGTTGAACTCGAGCATCTCCCGGGGCCGGCCGGTGGTGGGCGCGCCGGGACCGCGTTCGATGAGGTAACCCTCGGCGACGAGTTCCCGCACGAGCGCGGTCACAGTCGCCGCCGAGAGGCCGGTCATCTCGGCCAGGTCCACGCGGGACAGCCGCCGGGCCTGCCGGGCGGCCAAGATCACCGAGAGACGCTTGATCTCACGGGACCGCTCACGGCTGACCGGACTGGTCGGGGCTTTGTCAGACACACTTTCTTCCTAGTGAGAAAAAATTCTGGCGTCAAGTAACGAGATGATCTCGGTCCGCCGACCAGGGAAAATTCTTCGGCCGACAAGCCGGTCGCGCCGGGGCCAGCCCGACATGTCGCGCAAAACCGAGCCCTGTGGTCCACATTGGGGTGCCAAACCTGGACAAAGACTGCCCGCACGTCACGGCCGGCCTCCGGATGATCGCCCTGAGCAGGGGCGATCGTTTATTCGGATAAGGAAGAAAGTCGTCCGGAGCTATTGACGACGCCTTCGCAAGATCCCTAGGTTACGGCCCGAAGGCCTTCCGGTGGACCGACGTCGCCACCGTGCGTACCGCTCACGCCGTGACGGTGCGCGAGCACCACCATCCCGTTGTCGAGCACCACGACCCCCGAGGACCTCACGGTCCTCTGTGGACAGCTGTCTGCAACACGGCCCGGCACGAGCCACCGTGTCAGCCGGCCCGTGCCGGGCCGACCGTCCCCAGCCGCAGCACTCTCGCTTCGAGACGAAGAGGTATGCCCATGAGATGGCGCACCAGCGCGGCGATCGCCATGTGCGGTCTGCTGTCGTTGGGCCTGGCCACTCCGGCCCAGGCCAACCCCCAGCAAGCATCACCGAAGCCCCAGGCCAAGAAGTCCGACAAGCCGGTCGACCTGGACATCATGTTCATCGGCGCCCACCCGGACGACGAGGCCGGCCAGCTCGGCATGCTCGGATACTGGAACGAGTATCACGGCATGAAGGCCGGCGTCATCACCACCACCCGCGGCGAGGGCGGCGGCAACGCCACCGGTCTCGAGGAGGGCCCGGAGCTCGGCATCCTGCGGGAGGCCGAGGAGCGCAAGGCCGTCGGCTGGGCCGGCGTCGAGCACATCTACAACCTGGACGCGCTGGACTTCTGGTACACCGCCAGCGCTCCCCTGACCGAGGAGGTCTGGGGCCACCAGGAGACGCTGTCCCGGATCGTGCGGGTCCTGCGGACCACCAAGCCCGAGGTCATCCTCACGATGAACCCCTCGGCCACGCAGGGCAACCACGGCAACCACCAGAAGGCGGCCATGCTGGCCGTGGAGGCCTTCTACGCGGCTGCCGACCCGAAGGCGTTCCCGGAGCAGATCAAGAAGGAGGGCCTCCAGCCCTGGCGGGCCTCCCGCATCTTCCAGACCGGCGGCAGCGGCACCACCGGCACCAACGGCCCCGCCTGCGAGACCACCTTCACGCCGGCCGAGGCCAGCAACGTCGTCTTCGGCACCTGGCAGGGCTACGAGTCGGCGCGCCACGACGGCAACCGGTGGAACACGGTCCAGACCTGGGCCCGCCGGGAGTACGTGTCGCAGGGCTGGGGCAACAGCTCCTTCCCGACGACCGACCCCGACGCCATCGGCTGCAACCGGCTGACGCTGATCGACACCCGCACCCCGTACCCGGACCCGAACGTGGGCGCCGGCACCGGTGCGCTCCAGGGCGCCACCCTGCGCGCCCAGGGCGGCCTGCCGCTGGGCACCGAGGTCCACGTGCGTCCGCGCACCTGGGAGGCCGTCGCGGGCCAGCCCATCAAGGTGGACACCGTCCTGTACGCCGAGAAGGCCGTCCCGGGGGCCAAGGTCACCCTGAACGTGCCGGCCGGCTGGACGGTCACCGGCAACGGCAACGTGGGCACGCTGACCCCGCGTAAGGAGGTCGTGAAGACCTTCACGGTCACCCCGCCCGCGCAGGTCGAGGTGGGCACCCGCTTCAAGATCGACGCCACGCTGACCAGCAAGAAGGACGGCAGCGGCACCAGCAGCGCCCGGGTTCAGGGCACCGCGCCGGTGCGCGGCACCCTGGAGCCGCTGGAGGAGATCGCCGACTTCCGCGCGTGGACCGTGCGGAACAAGACCCAGCAGCTCGACGCGCTCATCGAGTCCCTGCTGAACATCCCCAGCGGCGGCACCCGCAGCGTCAAGGTCAACCTGACCAACCACGGCACCCGGGTCGAGTCCGGCGCGGTCAAGCTGAACGTCCCCGCCGGTTTCTCGGTGGCCGAGCAGCAGGTGCCGTACAGCGGGCTCCGGCCGGGCGCCAGCACCTCGGTGACGTTCACAGTCACCAACACCGACACGTCGCTGCCGACGGCCAACCGGGCGCCGGACAACGGCGCCTACCGGGTGCAGATCGAGACCAGCTACACCGGCGGCAGCGCGAACGAGCCCGGTGCGTTCAACCTGGTCCCGGTCACCACGATCCCGAAGGCCGCCAGCGCGCCGACCGTCGACGGACACGCCCACGACAACGAGTACACCGGCGAGGTCATCGACATCTCCACCCGCTGGGAGGGCACCGCCGCCCCGGCGTCGGACATCTCCGGCACCGCCCAGCTGACCCACACCGACGACGCCCTGTACGCCGTCTTCACCATCACCGACGACGTGCTCGGCACCGTCCTGCCGCCGGAGGACTGCAAGCGTCCGCGGCGTAACGACAACATCGAGTTCGGCATCGACCCGCGCGGCAACTCGGCGAACACCTCCACGGTGTTCAACATGGCGCTCTTCCCGGCCACGAAGGACCCGGCCAACGGGAACCCGCCGTGCTTCGCCCGGGAGCGGGACAACCACCAGGGCGGCCCGGAGACCGCGCCGGGCGTGGAGATCGCCTCCGTGGTGACAAGCAGCCCCTACACGGGTTACCGGATCGAGGTCAAGATCCCGTTCAGCGTGCTGCCGGACGCCGTCGACCCGAACCGCATGGGCCTGAACATCCTGGTCAACGACTCGGACACGCAGGACCTGTCCGCGCAGACCCGGGTCGGCTGGTCGACCTGGAGCGGCGTACGGGCCGACCCGTGGCGCTGGGGCAACGCGACGCTGCCGGCCCTGGCGGCGAAGCCGTCGGCGCCGAAGGCTCCGATCATGCCGGACACCGCGGCGCAGAGCGTGGACTCGCCGCAGACCCTCCTGCAGTCCGTCTCGGACGGGGTGGCGCCGGGCGGTTACGCCAAGCTGCCGGACGGCACCGTGAAGATCAAGAAGGTCACCCGCACCGCGAGCAAGGTGTCCGTGCAGCTCCAGGTGAAGAAGGCGGGCACCGCCCGCGCCTTCCTCTGGGACGGCACCCGGGTCGTGGCGGAGACCACCGCCGCTCTGCGCAAGGACGGCACGCTCGTCCTGCCGCTGAGCGGGTCGCTCCCGGCCGGCACCTCGCTGCTCGTCTCGTACGAGCACGGCGGCGCCACCACCGCTCTGGCGAAGAAGATCTGCTGAGCGGACGTTGATCGCGTCGACCTGACGCACACGATGGGCCGGGCCGGCAGGCCCGGCCCATCGTGCCGTCCGCGTCACCCGGGTCGTGCCCCGCTCAGCGGGCCGGTGCCGGGACCGGTGGTGGCGGGTGACACCTCAGCCGGCCGGCGCCACCAGCGGCGCGACGCCAGCGCGGCCAGCCCGGCGCCGGCGGTGTTGAGCAGGACGTCGTCCACGGAGGAGACGCGGTCCAGCCGCAGGACGTACTGCGCGACCTCGACCAGGACCGAGCAGCCGGCCGCGAGCGCCAGGATCCGCGGCACCGACGCCAGCGCGGCGAACCGCAGCGGGCCGAGGAACCCGAGCGCCGCGAACACCAGCAGGTTGCCGACGATCTGGACCGTCACCGTCAGCGGCCCGCTCGCGAGGACGGTGAGCAGGTCCCGAAGCGGCACCAGGCTCACCCGGCCGGGAACCACGCCGGCCCCGTCCCCCGGCAGCATGATCATCCAGACCCACGGCACGGTCCCGTAGACGATGCCCACCTCGGCCAGCGACCTCCGCCACGCCGGCCCCGCCCCGCCGCGCCGTCGGGCCAGGACCCACACCGCGAGCGCAGCCGCCGGCAACGCGGCCACGGTGAGGAGCACGACCCCGTTGATCGTGCCGAACCAGCCGTGCCATCCCTCGATCACGCCGCCTCCACCCGTCCCGCCCCGGATCCGCCGCACCCGCACCGGGCCCGTGCGGTCCGCTCAGGGTGCCACGCCCGCGCCGACAGGTGACCCCGGCCCGGACATCGCGTATGCGGAGCCCGCGCTTCCTGCCACCGGATTCGCATTCCGCCGCCCGGCCGGTCCCGAATCCCTGCCGATCCGCTGATTTACCGGCCGGCATTTCGGCGCGACCCGAAGGGCGCGCCGTTCCGTCCTCACCGGCGTTCCGCGCTCGCCCATTCCACCACCGAGGCGCAGCCTCCGTCCGGGGCGACAGTGGCGTTCCCGCAGATGAACCCTGGTCGGACGGGCGGAAATTGCGCATCGGCATTCGCTGTACCGGTGGGTGAAGAAAGACTCGCCTAACCAAGGTTAGCCTTATCTTCGTCGTTCGGTATTCGGCGTGGAAACGGCTCCTTCCGGCCGCCAACCCCGCATTCCGTTGTTAAGGTGAGCATGATCCTCACTGACGGCCGACGGGTTTGAGGACCGGCCGCACGGCAAATACCAGATGGCATTCGAGCACCACGAGGCCGGCCGTTCGCTTCCGCCGGCCCGCATGACTTGGAGGCACCATGAAGACCCTGTTGCAGTCTCCGCCGGTACGTGAATGCGCCGCCACCGCGTGCAGCTTCAACGACAACGGCTGCCACGCTCCCGCGATCACCGTGGCGGCGTCCGCCGACGCGGCCTCCTGCGCGACGTTCGTCGAGTCGTCGCTCAGCGGCGGGATCGCGGAGGTCACCGGCGCGGTGGGCGCGTGCGCGCGGGCCGAGTGCGTGTTCAACACCAACCTGGCCTGCACCGCCGAGTCGATCACCGTCGGTCCGGGCGCCACTGTCAGCGACTGCCTCACCTACCAGCCCGCCTGACAGAACCGGACACCACGCTCGTACGGGTCACGACGGTCACCGTCGTGACCCGTACGGCATGCGCGGCACCCGACCCGCCGTTGCAGAGGTAAGCCTTACCTACTACCGTCTGACCTGGGCCGACTTCACCCCTTCCCGGCCGAGGAGACAGACATGGCGTTGCACCCCGCCGGGCGTCCGGCCCCGCCGGCCGGCGTCGTCCCGGTCGCAGGGTCGTCGGCGGGCGGTACGGGCACCTCCTCCACGCCCCGCGACGCCGTCGCCGCCCGGTGCGTGCTGACCGCTGCCTCCTCGCTGCGGCTCACGCTCGGCGACACCACCGCCGACCTCCTCTCCGCCCACGCCGTCCTCCCCGACGGCACGATCGTCCTGGCGGTCGACGCGATGAGCCGCACCGGCGGCATGCTGGTCGCCGCGCGCGGCCACAGCGGCGCGGTACGCCTCGACGTGACCCACCTAGCCCCGGTCGCCGTGCGCTCCCGGGTGCGGTCCCGGCTGCGGATCCTCGGCACGGCCCGCCGGTTCGACCCGGCCGTCCTCGACGCCTGCGACCCGGCCACCGTGATGTCGCTGCTCGACCTGCCCCCGCTGGCGCTGTGGGCCGTCGAGCCGGACGAGGTCGTCCTCGACCGGGCCGCCGATCCCGTCGCGGTGGACCTCGGCGCGTACCGCGCGGCCCGGCCGGATCCGATCGCCGTCGACGAGGCCGCCCACCTCGCGCACCTGACGCGCTGCCACCGCGACGTCCTCGACCGGCTCGGCACGCTCGTCGACCCCACAGTCACAGCCGGTTCGGCGCGCGTCGTCCCGGTCGCGCTCGACGCCGAGGGCATCGTGCTGCGGGCGGAGCGGCCGGACGGTCACGCCGACACCCGGTTGTCCTTCGCCCGCCCGGTCACCGCCGGTTCCGGCCTGGCCGAGGCGCTGCGCACGCTGCTCGCCTAGCCTGCCGCGCCGATCATGGAAGCCGGACGACAGCGGCGGCGACGAGGCGGCCCACCGGTGGAGGGATGCGTGTCCGGCGAGCCTCACTTCCTCCGGACACCCTGGCATGGCAACTGCCTGCTCGGCGACTTGCACGCTGATTAGACAGATGTCAACCTAGGGACATGTCGAAGCAGCAGGCGCCGATCCCACTCGTCGACCTCAGCGCCGACGCGCCGTGCTGCCCCCCGCTGGCGCAGCGCCGGGTTCCCGCCGAGACGGCCGCGGTGCTCGCGCCCGCGTTCAAGGCCCTCGGCGATCCGGTACGGCTGCAGCTGATGTCGATGATCGCCTCCGCCGAAGGCGGCGAGGTGTGCGTGTGCGACCTGACGCCGGCGTTCGACCTGACCGGGCCGACGATCTCCCACCATCTCAAGACGTTACGCGAGGCGGGCCTGGTGGACGCCGAGCGGCGGGGCACCTGGGTCTACTACCGCGCGCGGCCGCAGATCCTGCGCCGGCTCGCCGGCCTGCTGTCGATCGAGCCGACCGCCGCGACGCAGCGGTAGGCCGCCGTACCGCACGGCGCCCTGTGCTTCCGCCCAGCGATCCGGCCGATGCCGGCTTGACGGCTCCGAGGTTACTCAGCAACAATTGAGTCAATGGAAACTGAGCTTACTTCTCTGGCCGAGCGCGCGCGGATCCACGCCGCGCTGGGCGATCCGGCCCGCCTGGCCATCGTGGACGCGCTCACCCTGGGCGACGCCTCCCCCGGGGAGATCGCCCACGCCCTCGACATGCCGACGAACCTGGTCGCCCACCACGTCAAGGTCCTCACCGACGCGGGCCTCGTCGTCCGGGGCCGGTCGGAGGGCGATCGGCGGCGCACCTACCTGCGACTCCAGCCGGCCGCCCTCTCCGCTCTCGCGCCGCCACCGCTGGCGGGTGTGCATCGGGTCGTCTTCGTATGCACCCACAACTCCGCCCGCTCGCAGCTGGCCGCGGCGCTGTGGAGGCGACGCACCGACGGCGACGCCGCGTCCGCCGGCACCAGACCGGCGCCGCGGGTCCATCCCCGCGCGGTCGCAGTGGCCCACCGCCACGCACTCGACCTCGACCCGACCGGCACCGCACACGTCGACGACGTCGTCCGAGACGACGACCTGATCGTCGCCGTCTGCGACAACGCCCACGAGGAGCTCACCGGGCCGATCCGCCCCCGCCTGCACTGGTCCGTGCCGGACCCGGTCCGCGTCGACACCGACGAGGCGTTCGAGGCGGCCTACGCCGACCTCGCCGACCGCGTCGACCGCCTCGCCCCCGCCGCCACGTCGGGAGACACCCGATGACCGGCACCAGCGCCCGCATCCACCAGGAGATCGGGGTACGCGCCGGCACCGACAACCCACGGGAGTGCGCATGAGCACCGCCACCAGAGCCGACCACGCCCCACCGGTGGTGGCACGCCTGTCGCGCCTCGACCGGTTCCTGCCGGTCTGGATCGGCCTGGCCATGGTCGCCGGTCTGCTGCTCGGCCGGATCGTTCCCGGCCTGGACGACGCTCTCGGCGCCGTCGAGGTCGGTGGCATCTCCCTGCCCATCGCTCTCGGCCTGCTGATCATGATGTATCCGGTACTGGCCAAGGTCCGCTACGACCGCCTCGACACCGTCACCGGTGACCGGCGTCTCCTGGTCTCGTCGCTGGTCCTCAACTGGATCGTCGGTCCCGCCGTCATGTTCGCCCTGGCCTGGGTGTTCCTGGCCGACCAGCCGGAGTACCGCACCGGTCTGATCATCGTCGGCCTGGCCCGCTGCATCGCGATGGTCATCATCTGGAACGACCTGGCCTGCGGCGACCGGGAGGCGGCGGCGGTCCTCGTCGCCGTCAACTCGGTGTTCCAGGTCCTCGCCTTCGGCCTGCTCGGCTGGTTCTACCTGTCGGTGCTGCCGGGCTGGCTGGGCCTGGACGGCGCCGCGCTGGAGGTCTCCGGCTGGGACATCGCCGGCAACGTGCTCGTCTTCCTCGGCATCCCACTGCTCGCCGGCTACCTCTCCCGCCGCGTCGGCGAACGCGCCAAGGGTCGCGACTGGTACGAGCAGCGGTTCCTGCCCAGGGTCGGACCCGTCGCCCTGTACGGACTGCTGTTCACCATCGTCGTGCTGTTCGCCCTGCAGGGCGAGGCCATCACCGGCCGGCCGGCCGACGTGGCCCGCATCGCTCTGCCGCTGCTGGCCTACTTCGCCCTCATGTGGGCCGGCTCCTACCTGCTCGGCCGGGCCATCGGCCTGAACTACGAACGCACCACCACCCTGGCGTTCACCGCGGCGGGCAACAACTTCGAACTGGCCATCGCGGTCGCGATCGGCACCTTCGGGATCGCCTCCGGCCAGGCCCTGGCCGGCGTCGTCGGCCCGCTGATCGAGGTCCCGGTCCTCGTCGGCCTGGTCTACGTGTCGCTGTGGGCCCGCGCCCGCCTGTTCCCCACGCCGGGAGCCCGGCCATGAGATGCCTCGACTGCGCCGCGGCACGCCGCGCGGCGACCACCGGAATCATGGAGACCCGATGAGCGACAAGCCCAGCGTCCTGTTCGTCTGCGTGCACAACGCCGGCCGTTCCCAGATGGCCGCCGGCTGGCTGCGCCACCTCGCCGGCGACACCGTCGAGGTCCGCTCCGCCGGCAGCGCACCCGCCGAGACCGTCAACCCCGCCGCCGTACAGGCCATGGCCGAGGTCGGCATCGACATCACCGACCAGACCCCCAGGCTCCTCCGGTACGAGACGGCGGAGTCCTCGGACGTCATCGTCACCATGGGCTGCGGTGACGCCTGCCCCGTCTTCCCCGGCAAGCGGTACGAGGACTGGAAGCTCGAAGACCCCGCGGGCAAGGGCCTCGACGCGGTACGCCCCATCCGGGACGAGATCCGCACCCGGGTGGAACGACTGCTCGCCGAACTGCACCCCACCGCCTGACCGGATGATCCGGTCCTGGTTGCCCGGGCAGGTGGCCGCCATTGGTGCAACGATGCAAGC
It includes:
- a CDS encoding sugar-binding protein; this translates as MRWRTSAAIAMCGLLSLGLATPAQANPQQASPKPQAKKSDKPVDLDIMFIGAHPDDEAGQLGMLGYWNEYHGMKAGVITTTRGEGGGNATGLEEGPELGILREAEERKAVGWAGVEHIYNLDALDFWYTASAPLTEEVWGHQETLSRIVRVLRTTKPEVILTMNPSATQGNHGNHQKAAMLAVEAFYAAADPKAFPEQIKKEGLQPWRASRIFQTGGSGTTGTNGPACETTFTPAEASNVVFGTWQGYESARHDGNRWNTVQTWARREYVSQGWGNSSFPTTDPDAIGCNRLTLIDTRTPYPDPNVGAGTGALQGATLRAQGGLPLGTEVHVRPRTWEAVAGQPIKVDTVLYAEKAVPGAKVTLNVPAGWTVTGNGNVGTLTPRKEVVKTFTVTPPAQVEVGTRFKIDATLTSKKDGSGTSSARVQGTAPVRGTLEPLEEIADFRAWTVRNKTQQLDALIESLLNIPSGGTRSVKVNLTNHGTRVESGAVKLNVPAGFSVAEQQVPYSGLRPGASTSVTFTVTNTDTSLPTANRAPDNGAYRVQIETSYTGGSANEPGAFNLVPVTTIPKAASAPTVDGHAHDNEYTGEVIDISTRWEGTAAPASDISGTAQLTHTDDALYAVFTITDDVLGTVLPPEDCKRPRRNDNIEFGIDPRGNSANTSTVFNMALFPATKDPANGNPPCFARERDNHQGGPETAPGVEIASVVTSSPYTGYRIEVKIPFSVLPDAVDPNRMGLNILVNDSDTQDLSAQTRVGWSTWSGVRADPWRWGNATLPALAAKPSAPKAPIMPDTAAQSVDSPQTLLQSVSDGVAPGGYAKLPDGTVKIKKVTRTASKVSVQLQVKKAGTARAFLWDGTRVVAETTAALRKDGTLVLPLSGSLPAGTSLLVSYEHGGATTALAKKIC
- a CDS encoding VanZ family protein; the encoded protein is MIEGWHGWFGTINGVVLLTVAALPAAALAVWVLARRRGGAGPAWRRSLAEVGIVYGTVPWVWMIMLPGDGAGVVPGRVSLVPLRDLLTVLASGPLTVTVQIVGNLLVFAALGFLGPLRFAALASVPRILALAAGCSVLVEVAQYVLRLDRVSSVDDVLLNTAGAGLAALASRRWWRRPAEVSPATTGPGTGPLSGARPG
- a CDS encoding DUF1540 domain-containing protein translates to MKTLLQSPPVRECAATACSFNDNGCHAPAITVAASADAASCATFVESSLSGGIAEVTGAVGACARAECVFNTNLACTAESITVGPGATVSDCLTYQPA
- a CDS encoding DUF2470 domain-containing protein; the protein is MALHPAGRPAPPAGVVPVAGSSAGGTGTSSTPRDAVAARCVLTAASSLRLTLGDTTADLLSAHAVLPDGTIVLAVDAMSRTGGMLVAARGHSGAVRLDVTHLAPVAVRSRVRSRLRILGTARRFDPAVLDACDPATVMSLLDLPPLALWAVEPDEVVLDRAADPVAVDLGAYRAARPDPIAVDEAAHLAHLTRCHRDVLDRLGTLVDPTVTAGSARVVPVALDAEGIVLRAERPDGHADTRLSFARPVTAGSGLAEALRTLLA
- a CDS encoding ArsR/SmtB family transcription factor, producing the protein MSKQQAPIPLVDLSADAPCCPPLAQRRVPAETAAVLAPAFKALGDPVRLQLMSMIASAEGGEVCVCDLTPAFDLTGPTISHHLKTLREAGLVDAERRGTWVYYRARPQILRRLAGLLSIEPTAATQR
- a CDS encoding helix-turn-helix domain-containing protein, which codes for METELTSLAERARIHAALGDPARLAIVDALTLGDASPGEIAHALDMPTNLVAHHVKVLTDAGLVVRGRSEGDRRRTYLRLQPAALSALAPPPLAGVHRVVFVCTHNSARSQLAAALWRRRTDGDAASAGTRPAPRVHPRAVAVAHRHALDLDPTGTAHVDDVVRDDDLIVAVCDNAHEELTGPIRPRLHWSVPDPVRVDTDEAFEAAYADLADRVDRLAPAATSGDTR
- the arsB gene encoding ACR3 family arsenite efflux transporter, with product MSTATRADHAPPVVARLSRLDRFLPVWIGLAMVAGLLLGRIVPGLDDALGAVEVGGISLPIALGLLIMMYPVLAKVRYDRLDTVTGDRRLLVSSLVLNWIVGPAVMFALAWVFLADQPEYRTGLIIVGLARCIAMVIIWNDLACGDREAAAVLVAVNSVFQVLAFGLLGWFYLSVLPGWLGLDGAALEVSGWDIAGNVLVFLGIPLLAGYLSRRVGERAKGRDWYEQRFLPRVGPVALYGLLFTIVVLFALQGEAITGRPADVARIALPLLAYFALMWAGSYLLGRAIGLNYERTTTLAFTAAGNNFELAIAVAIGTFGIASGQALAGVVGPLIEVPVLVGLVYVSLWARARLFPTPGARP
- a CDS encoding arsenate reductase ArsC — its product is MSDKPSVLFVCVHNAGRSQMAAGWLRHLAGDTVEVRSAGSAPAETVNPAAVQAMAEVGIDITDQTPRLLRYETAESSDVIVTMGCGDACPVFPGKRYEDWKLEDPAGKGLDAVRPIRDEIRTRVERLLAELHPTA